In Engraulis encrasicolus isolate BLACKSEA-1 chromosome 15, IST_EnEncr_1.0, whole genome shotgun sequence, the following proteins share a genomic window:
- the LOC134464742 gene encoding zinc finger protein 239-like, with amino-acid sequence MASAEVNSPLQLMRSVKEETEEFSLNDSPFQINLKGEIEEFPGSGSQLNVKGEEGEESPGLPEQLNVKEEREEFPASPHQLSVTEDGERSGHQLHCSSSRAEFSGETHSAALRSSERPYACNQCDKSFWKQADLQIHQRVHTGQFSCSDCGKTFLHPSAFSTHCCFQAGEKLYVCSHCDKRFRTKAELQIHHVVHTGEKPFSCTYCEKSFSTWSYLQIHRRIHTGEKPYPCSECDKSFKTNQELQVHQRVHTGEKPFSCTDCGKSFAQPFYLSIHRRCHTDERPYACTQCDKSFRVKADLTKHLRVHTGEKPFSCTDCGKSFSRRSALRMHQHVHTGYAPFPCTDCDKSFKTNKDLINHHRVHTGEKPFSCTDCGKSFSRSSSLKKHSCHSV; translated from the exons TTAAATGACTCTCCATTCCAGATTAACCTGAAAGGAGAGATAGAAGAATTCCCTGGTTCTGGGTCACAGCTGAACgtgaaaggagaagagggagaggagtccCCTGGTCTTCCAGAACAGCTGAacgtaaaggaagagagagaagagttccctgcTTCTCCACATCAACTAAGCGTAACAGAGGACGGCGAGAGATCTG GGCATCAGCTCCACTGCAGCTCCAGCAGAGCAGAGTTTTCTGGAGAAACACATTCTGCTGCCCTCCGCTCTAGTGAGAGGCCGTACGCTTGCAACCAGTGTGACAAGAGTTTTTGGAAACAAGCAGACCTCCAAATCCACCAGCGAGTTCACACGGGGCAATTTTCATGCTCTGACTGTGGAAAAACCTTCCTGCATCCCTCTGCCTTTTCCACACATTGTTGTTTTCAGGCTGGAGAGAAGCTGTACGTTTGCAGTCACTGTGACAAGAGATTTAGGACGAAAGCAGAGCTCCAAATCCACCACGTTGTTCACACCGGGGAGAAACCGTTTTCATGCACCTACTGTGAAAAGAGTTTCTCAACGTGGTCTTACCTTCAGatacatcgtcgcattcacactggagagaagccgtacCCTTGCAGtgagtgtgacaagagctttaagacaaatCAGGAGCTCCAAgtccaccagcgtgttcacacaggggagaaaccgttttcatgcaccgactgtggaaagagtttcgcaCAGCCTTTTTATCTTTCCATACATCGTCGCTGTCACACTGATGAAAGGCCGTACGCTTGcactcagtgtgacaagagctttagggTAAAAGCGGATCTCACAAAGCACCTTCGTGTTCACactggggagaaaccattttcatgcactgactgtggaaagagtttctctcGGCGCTCGGCCCTCCGCATGCACCAGCATGTTCACACAGGGTATGCACCGTTTCCATGCACAGACTGCGACAAAAGCTTTAAAACAAACAAAGACCTCATAAACCACCATcgcgttcacacaggggagaaaccattttcatgcacagactgtggaaagagtttctcaagGTCTTCTAGTCTTAAGAAACACTCATGTCACTCAGTGTGA